In Malania oleifera isolate guangnan ecotype guangnan chromosome 8, ASM2987363v1, whole genome shotgun sequence, a single window of DNA contains:
- the LOC131161354 gene encoding NAC domain-containing protein 2-like encodes MTAELQLPPGFRFHPTDEELVMHYLCRKCASQPIAVPIIAEIDLYKYDPWQLPEMALYGEKEWYFFTPRDRKYPNGSRPNRAAGTGYWKATGADKPIGHPKPVGIKKALVFYAGKAPRGEKTNWIMHEYRLADVDRSARKKNSLRLDDWVLCRIYNKKGTIEKQHVAARKPNLAGTDEQKPKVQISSGMLPPPPPASTPSPSSAAFNEYVYFDTSDSVPRLHTDSSCSEHVLSPEFTCEREVQSEPKWNWENTLDLPLNYEDTTGHSAFAPPPHPPQFPGVNQMSPLQDMFMYLQRPY; translated from the exons ATGACGGCGGAGTTACAGTTACCACCAGGCTTCCGCTTCCATCCGACGGATGAGGAGCTCGTGATGCACTATCTCTGCCGGAAATGTGCGTCGCAGCCGATCGCCGTCCCCATAATCGCCGAGATAGATCTTTACAAATACGACCCATGGCAACTACCCG AGATGGCCCTGTACGGCGAGAAGGAGTGGTATTTCTTTACGCCGAGGGATCGGAAGTACCCGAACGGGTCCAGGCCGAACCGGGCGGCCGGGACCGGGTACTGGAAGGCGACCGGAGCGGATAAACCAATAGGGCATCCGAAACCGGTTGGGATAAAGAAGGCCTTGGTGTTTTACGCCGGGAAGGCTCCGCGAGGAGAGAAGACGAATTGGATCATGCACGAGTACCGGCTCGCCGATGTGGACCGCTCCGCCCGCAAGAAGAACAGCCTGAGG CTGGACGATTGGGTGCTGTGCCGCATATACAATAAGAAAGGGACCATCGAGAAGCAACACGTGGCTGCCCGGAAACCCAACCTCGCCGGAACTGACGAGCAGAAGCCAAAGGTGCAGATCTCGTCCGGAATGCTGCCGCCTCCGCCGCCAGCGTCGACTCCGTCCCCGTCCTCCGCGGCGTTCAACGAGTATGTGTACTTCGACACGTCGGATTCGGTGCCAAGGCTGCACACGGACTCCAGCTGCTCGGAGCACGTGTTGTCGCCGGAGTTCACGTGCGAGAGGGAGGTGCAGAGCGAGCCCAAGTGGAATTGGGAAAACACCCTCGACCTGCCACTTAATTACGAGGATACCACCGGCCACTCCGCGTTCGCACCTCCCCCACATCCTCCTCAGTTTCCGGGCGTTAATCAGATGTCGCCGCTCCAGGATATGTTCATGTACCTGCAGAGGCCATACTGA